The genomic stretch TGAGGGCGAGGAAAAAGCCCAAGCCACGGGAGCGCCGGGATCAAAATTCCTGTTCCCGTCGCGCGGCAAAGAGGGTCATCTGACCCGCCACTGGTTTTATCTGCTGATCAAGGACCTGGCGGTGACCGGTGGCATTGATCCGCAGAAGGTGACGCCCCATACGCTCCGCCATGCCTTTGCCACCCATCTATTGGCCAATGGCGCCGACCTGCGCGCCATTCAGGCGTTGCTGGGCCACGCGGATATCGCCACGACAGAGATCTACACCCATGTGCTGGATGCCCGGCTTAGCGAGTTGGTTCTGCAACACCACCCGCTGTCCCGCCCTGGCGAGGCCAGCCAAAGCCCAACCAGGGGTAAAGCGCTCAAAGATGACTAGGACAGCGCCAGTCGCTGCGCAGATCCCAGCCCCCTTGGTTGCTTTCTGACCGGACTTTCCCGGCGCAACGGGACTTGTCTGGCGCGCCATCGCACCCCATAACCTGTAGAAACACAAACTGAACTTGGACCCATCATGGACACTGCTCAAACTGTTCTGGACAGCGCCTTCTGGATCTCCGCAGGGGCAATTGCGCTGCTGTTGGTGCTCTCAGCCTTCTTCTCCGGCTCGGAAACCGCGCTGACCGCGGCCTCCCGCGGCAAGCTGCGCACCCAGGCAGACAAAGGATCCCGCGGCGCGCAGCGCGCGCTTGACGTCACCGAAGACAACGAGCGGCTGATCGGTTCGGTCTTGCTGGGCAATAACCTGGTGAACATCCTGGCCACCTCATTGGCCACCGCGCTTTTGACCCGCACCTTTGGGGAAAGCGGCGTTGCCTTTGCCACCCTGGTCATGACCCTGCTGGTGCTGATCTTTGCCGAAGTTCTGCCCAAGACCTATGCCATCTCTAATGCGGAAAAAGCCGCCTCTGCCGTGGCGCCGATCATTGGCGTGTTGGTGACCATCCTCGCCCCGATCGTGGCCGCCGTGCGGTTTTTGGTACGCGGGATTTTGCGCCTCTTTGGGGTACAGATCGACCCGGACAGCCAGATCATGGCAATGCGGGAAGAAATTGCCGGCGCCCTGCATCTGGGCCATTCCGAAGGCGTGGTGGAAAAAGAAGACCGCGACCGCATTTTGGGCGCGCTGGATCTGTCAGACCGGTTTGTCGAAGAAATCATGCTGCATCGCTCGCATATCCAGATGATCGATGCCGCAGCAGAACCGGCGGATATTCTGGAGCAATGTCTGACCTCCCCCCATACCCGGTTGCCCGTCTTTAAGGATGAGCCGGAAAACATCATCGGCATTGTCCATGCCAAGGATCTGCTGCGCGAGATGTATGCCCAGATCGGCGGCCCCGAGGGCGATGCCAGTGCGCTGCGCAAATTTGAGATCACCACGGTGGCCAAGCCCCCGTATTTTGTCCCTGAAACCACCACATTGGACGACCAGATGCGGCAGTTCCTGCGGATGCGGAGCCATTTTGCCCTGGTGGTGGATGAATATGGCGCCCTGCAAGGGCTGATCACTCTGGAAGACATCCTGGAGGAAATTGTCGGCGAAATCACCGATGAGTTTGACCCGGCAGAACAGTCCTTGGTAAAAAAGGACAGCGATGGCAACTACACCGTCGAAGGCGCCACCACCATTCGAGACCTGAACAGGGCGATGGATTGGAACCTGCCGGATGAAGAGGCCAATACCATCGCCGGGCTGGTCATCCATGAGGCCCAGATGATCCCGACCACCGGTCAGGTGTTCTCCTTTCACGGCTTCCGCTTTGAGGTCACCGGACGCGAGGGCAACCGGATCACTGCATTTAAGGTGCGTCCTCTGTCATGAACCGGGCCTATGCATGGTTTGATCAGATTGTTCTGGACCTGCTGCGTCAGCTCCGCTGGAGCTTCCTGCCGCCGCTGCTGATCTACTTTGCCTATGGTGTTCAGGGCATTACCTCGGTTGTGGCGACATTTTTTGTCAAGGAATACCTGGATCTTGAGGCAGCCTTTTTGGCCGGTCTCGCCTTTTGGGTGGGCCTGCCCTGGGCGCTGAAGATGCCGCTGGGGCATCTGGTGGATCTGATCTGGCGCTGGAAATACCTGTTGATCCTGCTTGGTGCCACGCTGATGGCCAGCAGCTATGGTATCATCGCCAGTCTGTTGATCGCGCCTGATGCCATGGGGCAGATCATGCCCGCCAACAGCTGGTACGTGGCGGCGGCGTTGCTCGCCCCCTGTGGGTTTGTGCTGCAGGATGTGGTGGCCGATGCCATGTCTGTGGAGGCCATCCCGCACCGCAAACTCGACGGAAGCGCCTTCACCGAGGCCGAGAACCGGGTCATGCATACCACCATGCAGACCCTGGGACGGATCACCCTGATTGGTGGTTTCAGCGCTGCGGCGGCGATGAATGTCTGGCTGTTTGACGGCGCCGATGCCCTGAACCAGGCGGAGAAGGGCGCGCTTTATTCCCAGGTCTATTTGCTGGCCCTGATGGTGCCGCTGTTGTCGCTGACCGGCATTGCCGTGGCGCTGTTTCAGCGCAGGCATCTGGGCGCCAAGCTGCGCAAACTCGGCCTCGGCGCTGCCGAGATCCAGAACCGCCTGACGCTGCCGCGGGATCCGGTCTCAGTCAACTGGTGGTATTTTAT from Phaeobacter sp. G2 encodes the following:
- a CDS encoding HlyC/CorC family transporter — protein: MDTAQTVLDSAFWISAGAIALLLVLSAFFSGSETALTAASRGKLRTQADKGSRGAQRALDVTEDNERLIGSVLLGNNLVNILATSLATALLTRTFGESGVAFATLVMTLLVLIFAEVLPKTYAISNAEKAASAVAPIIGVLVTILAPIVAAVRFLVRGILRLFGVQIDPDSQIMAMREEIAGALHLGHSEGVVEKEDRDRILGALDLSDRFVEEIMLHRSHIQMIDAAAEPADILEQCLTSPHTRLPVFKDEPENIIGIVHAKDLLREMYAQIGGPEGDASALRKFEITTVAKPPYFVPETTTLDDQMRQFLRMRSHFALVVDEYGALQGLITLEDILEEIVGEITDEFDPAEQSLVKKDSDGNYTVEGATTIRDLNRAMDWNLPDEEANTIAGLVIHEAQMIPTTGQVFSFHGFRFEVTGREGNRITAFKVRPLS